The nucleotide window caccaagcaCAAAAGCACCACCACCGCCattgctctctctttctccattGTTCTCttactctctcactctctcacaaGCAGTAGCAGTTGCTCTAGAGAGCTCCGTCTAAAAAAGCCGCTTGCTTTTGAGCTTTTTGGGCCTTTAGTTTAGTTGGGGTAGTTTGTTTATATGAGGTTTCGGTTTCCAGATCTACAAGTACCGTGGGCTATTTATCCAGATAATTTGAGTTCCTGTATGGCTGtatgcaaatattatatttcttAATTTGAACTTTTATGTGTGCCTGTGCATAAATGCAAGAACCTAATtgttataaattaataaaagattGAGTGTTTAgtgattaaaaataattaatttaagatTCAGTGTTGGTTGATGACAGTGTTCAAACCAGGTCAATGGGACAAGCTTCTCCTGTCTGAATGTGCTGTTTTGCTGCTGTTGAAGTTAATTAGGCAATCTTTGTAAGTTAAATCTTGAGCAAAATAGTGAAATCCAGCTCAGAGTTACTTGTGGGTTATAGATTTCTTAAGAAACCAAACAATGAGAAGCAAAACTTGATGAGGAATTCAGTGTGATTTTGAACCACACAGTTGTGTTGTGATTATATTTACTTATTTTATAATACGTGTGTTTCTTACCTTAAGTTCATGACATATTATGTAATACAACTCTATTAAAACGCATAAATTAATGACACACGTGATCACATTGATCCAGATTCCTCTCTAACACGACATGCCTAAGACGATGGAAGTTATTACAAGTCATTTGTAGCTCAAATGATTGAGAGCATTCAACCTTGCACTCGACGTTGCATATTTAAACCCCTACGATCCCTTTCCGGCCAataccacttgcataaaaataaaataaagagattGTTTCTACTAATGACCAATGTATAAGGTTTGGTTAGGTTCATAAAGCGTACGCATTTAAATTTTGTTGGGTGGGAAAAATAAGACCTCAATCAATAGTGTCTTTCCATGTTCGACTAAGATGATTGCAATTGTGACATTTTCATAATAACAAGTAAACCTAAAAGCACATAAGTTTTCCCAAAAGTAAACAATATTATGGGTAAATACGGTTAGAGAGATAGATTATTGGTCCACTCCTAACTACCTTGATATTGTATTAACTTATTCATTTATTGTTAAGTATTAATTTTTATCATAAAAGTAACTTATGCATTATATTTTTTCAGTTTCCTAATATGAAAATTATATTCAGCAAATGCTATCTGCCAGAAGGATTTGCCGGCCAATTTTTAGATTTATTAAAGTTTGTGGACTAAAGCAAGATCAAGTTATGCAAAGCTACCATCACAAAAATCAAATATGGTTATGATGGTTGTCGTTGGCACGTTGTAAAGCATGTGCCTTTTCAGCTGCTTTCGCTGTCCAGGgtgttttatttatatattttaccaaCAAGGACATAATTTAAAGAGTGGTTATCATCAGTGGCAGATTCAGGAAATAATATTAGTGGGTTAGTTAGAATAGCGTGTGTAGtgcgcaaatttttttttatcagaaatagcatgcatatcgCAATTTCATCAAGTCTTGCCAGATCTGAAGTCATTTGGAAAAGCATACTGCACATATGTTAATGTATGCAGAGGCAACACCCAAGATATCCATGGGCATTCACCAAGTCTTGGTAGGCCTAAAGTTAGTTGGAGGGCATGTATGAGACcaactctaatcttcaaaaaggCAACACCCAAGGTATCCATGGACATTCATCGAAGTTCGGGAGTCAGCACCCAAGGTATCCATAGACGTTTACCGAAGTTCGGGAGGTCAGCTGACGCTCCCTGCCCCTCAATGCATCCGCCCCTAGTTATCATCATTTGAAAATGTTGACTATTTGAGAATAAGAACATGCGAGCACTTTTATTTATAAGCGTTTTTATTGCTCTCCTTTCCCTAATATGAACCTTGAGTCATCAAAGCCTTTCTGACTCAGCCTGGCTCGGTCGCCCTATGCGACTAGCGCTTCAAAAGGCGAAACTCTCGTCCTAGTTTGGCGACCTAAGGGGCCTTTAGTCTTTTGATTGAGTGTTTTTAAGAGAAACACAAGACACTTGGAAGCCTTTGCCTAAGAAGTATTTTCTTAAGAAAACACTTCTATacataaaagtgtttttaaaatttttcgcCACATATATCATTCGCAAATTTGATTGTTAAACCTTCCAGAAACAGTACAAACATAACCTCACTAGCCCTAGCCCTCTTCACTTACAAACTATTTGGAAAATATTTACACCTTGAGAAGTGAATTATGACTAATTTTGAGCACCAATACCAGTCTCTAATTGGGGAGAAAATTTTCGGTATGCCGGGGACACTACCCAACACTAAGTGTAGTAGTATAATtagttgaaaacttgaaagaaAAACATCTAACCAATAACGAGTTGTATACCTgtcatattgaaaaatttctcctcacTAGGTGTCTAGAACAACCCAACATTTTTAGCTGGGTGGCACTAACATTCAAAACTTCAGTAAGCTAGAGTGGGCTGCAAAACTTATACATATAGGCTGCAGAACGGGCCTGTACTTATTTTAATCATACAACAATAACATGTCTTTGCCTCCCATCTTAGCATCCACATCAACCAGCAAATAACAGATAAAAGCATAAGCAGCTCCCCATGCTTCTGAAAATAAGCACAATTTATAAAGGCACAAATTTATGTACGCGGATAGTAATAGATATTCAAGACTAGTTTAGCTGCCCTTCAGTCCAACCTTCTTAACAAGTATTCAACTTGAACTTCCTTTGTCATTGGCATGATCCATTCCCCATATAAATCTGCAACCAAGGTCGGTTTTATCTTGTACACGAGGTTGGGACTTTTCTTTTCCCCTTCGTACAATGTCACTTCTTGCCCGTAAGTTTTAGCCTTCATTTCTACCCTCTTTATGATTGCCTCCTCAACCGTCGGAAATGTCAACAAAGCCATCACCTTGTCCCTGTtctgaaaaatgaagaaaactgACTAAGCACACGGAACATCCAAAACTACTTATGACAGAGGAGGACAGAGAAATCCATTCAAGATCATGTACCTGTTCGATAATGGCAGCTTCGTAGGACTTTGGATTGGACTGAAACTTGCACTCCGCAACAAATTTACCATAGTGGATTCGCTTGGACAGAGCCTGCCGTCATAGGACACCCCACGTCAGCATTTAGAAATGCTACTTAAAAAACTACTCACATATAATTACTGAATCTATTAACCTATATAAGAAGGACATTGCTTATTTCGCCTTCCAAATTGAACAAGAAATGGAAGTTGAGAACGATAAGATGGGTAGGATTTGAATACCTGCAAGCACATTGTGTCACAAACAGCAGTTGAACCGTAATTACCATCATCTCCTTCTTTAACCAGTCTTGGAATAATATCTCTGAAGTACATTTCCCAAACTTTGCTGTTTATATTAATTGAGTTGGCAATGGGATGCAGTACCTGTTTGCAAGTCGGACATATATATTCAGAATGAAAGTGGTTGCCACTCAGAAAACCAGAACAACGATTGCCGCTGCCACACAACAATGGTCGTACAAATAGGATAGATGCAGAAAACGGGGAGATAAAGAAAGCTCTCCTATCGGAAGGGCTAGCTCATTGTAGTGAAATTTCAGTTAAACTATGACCGACAAGACATTGTTTCTTTAACTGTTTCCCAtcaaggtcgtacccagtgcacaaggctcccgctttacgcagggtctaggagaggtgaatgtcggctagccttacccccatttatggagaggctgctcccaagtctcgaacccgagacctactgctcatgggcgaaggcacttgccatcgcaccaagtgcgacctctaactGTTTCCCATCAGTGTTAGATTTTTATATGTCAAGTTTTTCGGTAGAATCAAATTTTctgaataaatattttgttgcAGATGGATACACATAATTGACTAACATTTTAAATTTATCTAGGAATGTTATAGATCGAGTTATCTCTTAAATAGTTTCAGATATAATTTTCTTCTGAGCAAGTAATACCATGAAAAGACTCCGTTTTCTGTGCTTTAGACCATGTTGAGCTTCACACATCggccaaaaaagaaaacaaaacctcCATGTTCAACACAACTTTCTCGATCACAATCAGCCCCGTTCAAGTAAGTTATTTACTAGACCTTTTCAAATGTTTCTCATAGTTTGTCCCTTGCAGCCTTGCAGGAGAGGGATAAAGAACGCATGTTTTCAGAATTTTCTAAACTATTAAATATATtcttaaaattttgtaaaaagtgaAAACAGCCACATGGAGGATGTGGGAGGCCATTGCCATGCCAGGCCTGCATATGGCCTTGCCGTAAAGATAAGCACAAGCTTGGGCATAATCAATTTCATCGTTCCTAATGTGTGTTATATTTACCTGAGGGTAGTGCAGAGGTGGCAACACTGGTTCAGGTACGTCATCCGGAAAGAAAGGATGCTCATCAGGACTGCTGAATCTGCCCACCTAATCACAATGCAAAGTCGATAAGAAACCCCAGAACAATCCTTTCTTCGAGTTTTCTTATTGTCCACATTACGGTTTAACATACCTGGCCATGAAGCTTTTCTGTTTCTTTAAGAATGTGTTCTACCAAGGAGCCATGGAAACACTCAACAGGGAAAGCATTGGGGTCGTATGTAGGCAAATTATGACAGTATTGAGCTCTCTCTAAAAGGCTAAAAATTATGCTATCCTCCTGCCGGATCAAAGAATGTCTTATACCTTCTAGTGTCAAACTATCGGTTTCATCCACCCTTTTCTTCGTAGCCAATGATCTACACAATAGCCAGCCTAGTATCAGAATCTAGCCATAGTAAATTGAAAGCAAGACTCATAATCCATCCAGTAATCAATAATATGCATTTTTATGATGAAAGATGGATTTGAGTGGCAACGAACATACTTTTCTatgcaaaaacatcaaaaaATATATACAGCAAAGACATGCCAGATATCACAACAATCTAAGCTACAAATACTATTTGAAGCAATATATAACACTTCCTGAGAATTTTTATGGTTACatccagtggcggatccagcATTCTTACCCCCAAGGGGTCATAGAAAAAGTTAAATCATAGTACTTTCAAAAACATCTTTTTCAATGTAAACAATTAAGCTATCACTCAACTAACTGGATTACTTGTACTTGAACCAACTTGAAAACTTGAGCAAACGATATTTACTTGAACTTGCATTAATCGGAATACTTGAAGTAGCCTGACTAATTAATCAATTTATCAAGCAAAAGCTCCctaacaataacaaaaataatcaagTACTTAAATTCTAAAGGGCGACCTCAAGCTAACAAAACTCTCCGCTTTGTGAGGGTCGGGGAAACGTTTATTGTATGCAGCCTTACGCCTTTACAAAGAAGCTGTTTTCACAACTCACCGTGACCTTTCAGCCACAAAGGAGCAGCCTTTCCCAAATTCTGtttcaaaataatatttttgaacAATTATTTACTCTAGActtgaggaaaaaaaataataatttcacGCATCTTATTTGGTGCTTATTAAATAATTAGAGACTTCAATCAATCAATGGAGTTTATGTGcacagaaaaataaaagcaTGCCAATTTCCAGAATAACAATACAAAAgcagaatacacacacacacacatatctcTCTCATAAAACCAGAATAACCAGCAGATCCATAAAAgggcaaagaaagaaaatcataGAACCCAACAAGTTTAGGCAAAAGGGTTGCTGGATTTGTACCCAATGGAAGTCGAAGCAGCCTGGACAGACAAATTTGGTTTCTTTGGTAAGGAGGAATTGAGGCATGCAAAGCTGTTGGATTGCATTGCTTTCAAGGGAAACAAATAATTGGGTCTTGAATTGGAAACATGGGGAGCTGAAAGAGCGGCAGGAGAGGAGGCCATCAGCAGCTTGGCCTCcattgatgagagagagagagagagagagagagagagagagagagagagagagatgggttctttgagaaatCAGGAGAAAGAATGGAGGTATGGAATTGGGAGAAATACTACGGTGATGGTTGGAAGGGGGAGGGAGGAGGGGGTAGGTGTAGAGGTTGAGTTGGTGGTGGGTAGGCTGAAGACACAAACGAAAGCAAGACCCCTGCACATTATTTTCTGAGACTTTTTGTCGTGATTGGTTTGTTTGGATGTAAGCATGTGCGACACTTGAGTTCCAGTCTTTCCGTTCACGTTGCGGTGACGTTTTAGTTCAATACAGTTTTTCTTCAAATAGAAGTGCATTATTAAATGAAAACGTTACGTGGCTGTGAATTTATTTtatgtcctttttttttattgtaatggAACTTATGTGATATGTCACAGTTATGATATTTCATGTCATTTACACGCAGTTACATATTAAATATGTGCAACtatacaaaaaattaatataaaataccTTTACTGTGACATCGTGAGTGGGAAGTTATATCACTAATTAAGGGCTCGTTTATACattcttttaaaatgactaaaagcacttccaaaagCACCTAAAGTGATTCAAGTAAAAATCACCATTTATGTGCTTCttggaagcacttcaagtgtttttctaagattcacttgcatttttaacTAAAACTTGGTTCtaaaaatactttcataaaaaccGTTTTCagcaattttaaaaataatttcaaacGAATCCTAAATAATTATCAACGGTGTCTTAGGTGGATAGAACAAATAATGGTTCTCACATACCCAGTGACCTGCTAAGTTTGGTCTTCATTTTAAATGTGTTTCAGGAACAATttgagaatgagaacaattttTCTCACATGGgtttatttaagaaaaaaagaacaagacaaAAACGACCATGAAATTTCCACTTTCATTCCTAAACTCTTTATCACATGACATTTCGatttttatttgaattaatGTTTGATTTGTTTAAGCATTTAGTGGTGAAAGAATATAATTGAGTGGAATAGTTAGTAGGGAAGGCAACTAGGACATATGCTCTTCATTGAGTCTTTTCTAGAAGGAAACGTGTTAGATTGAACTATCCTATATTTTGGACATCACTACAAGGGAATTTGGCAACCAAAATTAGTTCATAGTGACGATTTTCACACTCTCATTTTTGTCTGTTTGCACTCGTATatcttattttttatgtttttgttaacTAAAGAAACAAAGAGAAGTAAGGAGCGCAAACAAGAACAATAAAAATAGTGAAAATCACTACCCTTTACTTTAGGACACTATGACATATCCTAAACTTTGTATTATAAAAAATACGAGCTTGAGAACAATAAATTTTTCCAAGTTTTTGGCTCATATGCTGACCTGGAGTTCCGTGCTCTTAGGTTAGCTTATGAGCCCAAAAccttaaaaaatctctcctggAGGACAGAATCGAGCCCATTATTCTGATCAATTGACCAAACTTACGTTAATCAAAATCAATTTGTTTGGATCAAAGCAAATTTGAGTGAATCTAGAGATTGGGCTGCAAAAGCCCACTTATTTAGCTCTTGCAAATTGGGTCAGTCCACTCAGCAACCTcctcaaatctctctctctctctctctctctctctctctctctgtgtgtgaGATGAAAAATCAAATCCTAGCCTCTGCTTCCCACAAACCATAATAACGGCCATGGCTTTTCCACACTGAACCCAAAAAGATCCAAACTTTCTGCTCCAATCTCTCTCTCCCGCCATGCAAATGTGTGTACCAGTTCGATCCCCGTCGTGGGTTTCCCGGCGACGGATCTTAGACCAGAAGCTCTCCGACCTCCACAGATGTACAAACCTCAGCCACGTCAAGCAAGTCCACGCCCAAATCCTCAAAGCCGACCTGCACCAGGACATCCACACGGCGCCCAAGCTCATCGCCGCTTTCTCCCTCTGCCGGCAGATGGCGCTGGCGGTAAACGTTTTCAATCAGATTGATTACCCAAATGTCCACTTGTACAACACTCTTATCAGAGCTCACATTCAGAACTCGCAGACTTCTCAGGCCTTCGCGGCCTTCTTCGATATGCAGATTAATGGGGTTTATCCCGATAATTTTACTTACCCATTTCTTCTGAAAGCCTGTTTGGGCCGGCCATGGCTGCCGGTAGTTCAAATGATTCATGCCCACATTGAGAAATTTGGATTTGGGTTGGACATCTTCGTGCCTAATTCGCTCATTGATACTTATTCAAAGTGTGGATTGATTGGTGTTAGCGAGGCGAAGAAGCTGTTTGTGGTGATGGAAGAGAGAGATACTGTGTCTTGGAATTCAATGATTGGTGGGTTGGCAAAAGCTGGGGAGCTGAGTGATGCACGCCGCTTGTTCGAAGAAATGCCTGGGAGAGATTCGGTTAGTTGGAATACGATATTGGATGGGTATGTGAAGGCTGGGGAGATGAATGAAGCCTTTGAATTGTTTGAGAAAATGCCTCAGAGGAATGTTGTCTCGTGGTCGACTCTGGTTTCTGGTTATAGCAAAGCTGGGGATATGAGTATGGCAAGAATGATGTTTGATAGGATGCCCTTCAGGAACTTGGTTCCATGGACTATTATTATATCTGGTTATGCCGAGAAGGGGCTTGCGAAGGAGGCGATAATGCTATATGATCAAATGGAGGAAGCTGGATTGAAGCCTGATAATGGTGCTGTTATTAGTATATTGGCTGCTTGTGCAGAGTCTGGTTTGATTGGATTGGGTAGGAAAGTTCATGCCTCAATTGAGAGGACTCAGTTCAAGTGTAGTACTCCTGTGTCGAATGCTTTGCTTGACATGTATGCCAAGTGTGGTGTGTTGGATGAAGCATTTAGAGTCTTTGATGGGATAGCAAAAAAAGATTTGGTGTCTTGGAATGCCATGCTCCAAGGGTTAGCCATGCACGGGCATGGCGAGAAGGCTCTTGAGCTTTTCTCTCGAATGGTGAAAGATGGGTTTTTTCCGGATAAAGTTACCTTCATTGGGGTCTTATGTGCTTGTACACATATAGGATTTGTGGAGGAAGGTCTTCACACTTTCAACACGATGGAGAGGGAGTATGGGATTGTACCTGAAGTTGAGCATTATGGTTGCATGATTGACCT belongs to Malus sylvestris chromosome 17, drMalSylv7.2, whole genome shotgun sequence and includes:
- the LOC126610907 gene encoding chorismate mutase 1, chloroplastic-like — encoded protein: MEAKLLMASSPAALSAPHVSNSRPNYLFPLKAMQSNSFACLNSSLPKKPNLSVQAASTSIGSLATKKRVDETDSLTLEGIRHSLIRQEDSIIFSLLERAQYCHNLPTYDPNAFPVECFHGSLVEHILKETEKLHGQVGRFSSPDEHPFFPDDVPEPVLPPLHYPQVLHPIANSININSKVWEMYFRDIIPRLVKEGDDGNYGSTAVCDTMCLQALSKRIHYGKFVAECKFQSNPKSYEAAIIEQNRDKVMALLTFPTVEEAIIKRVEMKAKTYGQEVTLYEGEKKSPNLVYKIKPTLVADLYGEWIMPMTKEVQVEYLLRRLD
- the LOC126611639 gene encoding pentatricopeptide repeat-containing protein At3g29230; the encoded protein is MQMCVPVRSPSWVSRRRILDQKLSDLHRCTNLSHVKQVHAQILKADLHQDIHTAPKLIAAFSLCRQMALAVNVFNQIDYPNVHLYNTLIRAHIQNSQTSQAFAAFFDMQINGVYPDNFTYPFLLKACLGRPWLPVVQMIHAHIEKFGFGLDIFVPNSLIDTYSKCGLIGVSEAKKLFVVMEERDTVSWNSMIGGLAKAGELSDARRLFEEMPGRDSVSWNTILDGYVKAGEMNEAFELFEKMPQRNVVSWSTLVSGYSKAGDMSMARMMFDRMPFRNLVPWTIIISGYAEKGLAKEAIMLYDQMEEAGLKPDNGAVISILAACAESGLIGLGRKVHASIERTQFKCSTPVSNALLDMYAKCGVLDEAFRVFDGIAKKDLVSWNAMLQGLAMHGHGEKALELFSRMVKDGFFPDKVTFIGVLCACTHIGFVEEGLHTFNTMEREYGIVPEVEHYGCMIDLLGRGGHLQEAFRLVHSMPMEPNAVIWGTLLGACRMHNDRELAEEVLNHLVKLDPSEPGNFSMLSNIYAAAGDWANVANVRMQMRSTGVQKPSGASSIEVDEEVHEFTVFDKLHPKSDEVYGMIDRLRVDFKQLNVSSRSISNGIGG